CATATTTGCTGGTAATCAGTATGTGATTTTTCGTCTATTATCACTGGCAAAGGTTGATCCTGTCATTGTTTAGCTATAATCCCCTTCCTATAACTAAGTAGGTGAACGGAAAAAACTGTAGACGCGGAGCGGCTTCTCATACAGCACCTCCTGCTGTTATGAGGTACAAAGTTTCATCGCCAATCCTGTAGGGGCGCAGGGTCTGCGCCCTTAATTGTATTGCATTCAACCTGCAACTGCTGTAAGAGTAATATGTAACGAAAAGTAAAGTTGCCCAAAACCTCTTTTGGAGTTCCCTTCCCATCACGACAATTTTTAACGCCAACCTACTTATATATACACAAAGCCAGTTTTACTCCTGACTCCTGAATTATACTGTAGTAATTCTCTGTCATCAAAAATGGTTATCATCAAATTCATCTATGGATGAAGATGTCATTCTATAGTTAACATCAGGATTGTCTATTTCTCTCCTGTTTTATGTGATTAAATAAACCTAAAATTACGGAAACCATAGTTGAGAATAATCATTATCATCAATCAAGCAATATATATTAAGAACTTGTCACAAAATTAAGTCCAGACTATAAGTTTTTACTTATATGTCTAATCTAATATTTATTTAATAATTACCTTGCCAAGTTGATCCATTTCCCAAAAAAACCTGTAAACTGATTTTAATTGGTTCAGAGGTTGTTTTCCATCTTACCCAAAAACCCAAAGTAATTAAACTTTGCCCCCATACCTAAATCAGCTTTTTTATCTAGAAAAGGCAATTCTTTTATGGCATTAGCAAGAAAATATTATGATTTTGCTTGAATTTTAATGTCTAATTATGGCTAAAAAATAACTTTGTAAATGTAGGAGATTTAGTTATGTCCGACTTTTTGAATCAAATTACTCGCCGTAAATTTATTGTCACTGCTGGAGTTTCTGCCAGTGCCGTATTACTGAAAGGCTGTTTAGGAAACCCACCAGAAACCACTGGTAATTCTGCAAAATCTGGTGTTCAAGCAGTAGCTAATACTAACCCAGAACAAAAACCAGAAACGACAAAAGTTAAACTTGGATATATTCCCATTGTTGAGTCTGCACCATTAATAATTGCTTTAGAAAAAGGCTTTTTTCAGAAATATGGGATGTCAGATGTCGAAATTTCTAAACAAGCTTCTTGGGGTTCAGCAAGAGACAACGTAGAAATTGGTTCTGCTGGTGGTGGTATTGATGGTGGTCAATGGCAAATGCCCATGCCACACTTAATTACAGAAGGAAAAATTACTAAGGGTAATAAACCAATACCCATGTATGTTCTTGCCCAGTTAGTTACTCATGGTAATGCCATTGCGATCGCCAACAAACATTTAGGGAAAGGTATTAGCTTAAAACTCGATGCGGCTAAACCCCTATTTGCCCAACTCAAATCCTCCACACCCTTCACCGCAGCTTTCACATTCCCTCACGTTAACCAAGACTTATGGATTCGTTATTGGTTAGCAGCAAGTGGCATTGACCCGGATACAGATGTCAAATTGCTGACAGTTCCAGCGGCGCAAACTGTCGCCAACATGAAAACCGGGACAATGGATGCTTTCAGCACTGGCGACCCCTGGCCATTTCGTCTGGTTAACGACAAAATCGGCTTCATGGCGGCATTAACAGCCGAAATTTGGAAAAATCACCCCGAAGAATATTTTGCCATGAGAGGTGATTGGGTTGACCAAAATCCCAAAGCCACAAAAGCCTTATTAAAAGGTGTCATGGAAGCCCAACAGTGGCTAGATAACTTTGATAACCGCAAAGAAGCCGCAGAAATTCTCGCCGCTAAAAAGTATTTTGGTTTATCTTCCCCAGCAGTTCTGGCTGACCCATACCAAGGTAAATATGACATGGGTGATGGTCGAACAATTGATGATAAATCAATGGCTGCTTATTATTGGAAAGATGCTAAAGGCAGCGTTTCCTATCCTTACCAAAGTCATGATTTATGGTTCATCACCGAAAATGTGCGTTGGGGATTCTTACCCAAAGATTACATTACCAATGGTGCAGCTAAAGCTAAAGAATTAATCAAAAAAGTGAACCGCGAAGATATTTGGAAAGAAGCAGCTAAAGAATTAGGAATACCTGCTGCTGACATTCCCACTAGTACATCTCGTGGAGTTGAAGAGTTTTTTGATGGAGTCAAATTCGACCCTGAAAAACCAGAAGAATATCTCAAGAGTTTAAAAATTAAAAAAGTAGGTGTTTAATCAATAGACCTGCCTGAAAATGTAGAGACATAAGTAATTGGACAAAAATATTTACAGTCATTGCGAGCGAAGGGAAGCAATCACAACCCTTGCGATTGCTTCATTTCACTTCGTTCCATATGGCTAACGCCACGCAAGACTTACGCAATGACATTGTGTATTAATTCTGTCTCACTACTTAGAACGTCTCTACACGGATTTTTAAAATGCAAATTTAATTTTCACAAAACACCCATTAATCATTCATAAATTAGAGGAAAAATCCATGACCATAGCCCAAAAACGTGCCACAAGCCCTAAATTAGAGAATAAACTTTTATCAAGTTTACAGAAACAACTTCCTGAACTTATCCCCCCAGCTATTGCCCTTTTAATTTTCTTAACTATTTGGCAACTATTTTCTTGGACTCCAGGGGCAACATTACCCGGACCAATTCAAGTTATTCAAGACACTTGGATCTTGATTTTGTATCCCTTCTATGACAAAGGAGGCACTGATAAAGGACTTTTTTGGCAAATCTGGGCTAGTCTCCAACGGGTTGCTATTAGCTATACATTAGCAGCGATTGTCGGTATTGCCTTGGGTGTTTTGATTGGTGTTAATAGAACCATGTCAAAAGCTTTAGATCCCTTGTTTCAGTTATTAAGAACAGTACCTCCTTTAGCTTGGGTTCCTATTTCCCTAGCAGCATTACGCCAAAACGAACCAGCCGCATTATTCGTAATTTTCATCACCGCAATTTGGCCGATTCTCATTAACACTGCGGTGGGTGTAACTCAAATTCCTCAAGACTATAACAACGTTGCTAAAGTTCTGCAACTTTCTAAAAAAGAGTATTTCTTTAATATCTTAATTCCTTCAGCATTACCCTACATTTTTACAGGTTTAAGAATTGCTATTGGTTTGGCTTGGTTAGCGATTATTGCGGCAGAAATCGTGATGTCCGGTATTGTTGGTATCGGCTTTTTTATCTGGGATGCTTATCAAAATAACAACGTTAGTGAAGTAATTTTGGCACTAGTTTATATCGGTGTTGTTGGTCTCATCCTAGATAAACTCATGGCTGCATTACAAAACTGGATTTTACCAAGTGAACAGAAATAGTTATTAGTCATTAGAGGTTGTTTGAAAAGTGGTATCCCGTAATTTTCATCACATTGTTACCCCCTTTCCCCTTGTAAAGGGGGGAAACAATAAAAATCTAGTTCCCTCCCCTTTATAAGGGGAGGGTTAGGGAGGGGTAAAATATTTGATACAGCAATCATAACTTTTCAAACACCCTCTTAGTCATTAAGTAGGTTAGCATTAAAAATTGTCGTTATGGCAAGGCAAGAGGCAAAAGGCAAAAGGCAAGAGTGAAGAGGGTTTGGGCGATTTTACTTTTCTTTACAAAGATTGGTTTTATTGTGTTTACCTACTTAGTCAGTGGTCATTAGTTAATAACAAAGAAATAACAACTGACAACTGACAACTGACAACTGACAACTAACAACTAACAATTACCAAAATTATGTCTATATTTGTTGGCGTTGAGCAAATTGATAAAGTTTTTGAATTAACTGGTGGCGGTCAATATATCGCCCTCAAAGGTATTGACCTCCAAATTAAAAAAGGCGAATTTGTTTCTCTTATCGGTCACTCTGGTTGCGGTAAATCCACGCTTTTAAATATGATTGCCGGTTTGGATTTACCAACAGAAGGTTTAGTCACTTTAGAAGGACAAAGAATTAAAAAACCAGGACCAGATAGAATGGTCGTATTTCAAAACTATTCGCTTTTACCTTGGCGAACAGTAAGAGAAAATATCGCCTTAGCGGTAGATTCAGTATTGCATGGAATGCCCGCAGCCGAACGCAAAGCGGTTATTGATAGACACATAGATATGGTTGGTTTGCGTCCCCATGCTGATAAACAACCAGGGATGTTATCAGGTGGACAAAAACAACGGGTAGCTATAGCCCGCGCCTTGGCAATTCGTCCTAAACTATTACTATTAGATGAACCCTTCGGTGCATTAGACGCACTGACTCGCGGGAATTTGCAAGAACAATTAATGCAAATTTGTGAAGAAAACGAAGTTACCGCCGTTATGGTGACACACGACGTAGACGAAGCCGTTTTGTTATCTGACAGAATTGTCATGTTAACCAACGGACCAGAATCAAAAATTGGCGATATTTTAGAAGTTGATATTCCTCGTCCTCGCAAACGCATGGAAGTAGTAAAACATCCCAGCTACTACACCTTGCGAAGTGAAATGATTTACTTCCTTAACCAACAAAAACGCATCAAAAAAATTCGGGCAAGAAAAACTCCAGATATTGCCCGTCATGGTTTAGAAAAAGTTAATTTAGAAATCGGTTTCTTACCCCTTACAGCTTGTGCGCCATTAGCTATAGCCAAAGAAAAAGGCTTTTTCACCAAACATGGTTTAGATGAAGTTTCCTTAGTCAGAGAAAGCAACTGGCGCGGAGTCGTTGATGGCATCACTGGGGGTTATTTAGATGCGGCACAAATGCCGTCAGGAATGCCAATTTGGTTATCTTTAGGAGGCAATAAAAACGAACCATTACCAGTAGTTACCTCCTTAACCATGACTCGCAACGGTAACGCCATTACCTTAGCCAAACGTTTTTATGACGAAGGTGTACATAGCTTATCCGACTTCAAAAATTATCTCCTAAAAACCCGCGAACAAACACACAGAATGGGAGTAGTTCATCCCGCATCCATGCACAACCTATTACTACGTTATTGGTTAGCAGCAGGTGGAATTGACCCCGACAGTGATGTGGTTATGAAAAATATCCCTCCTGCTCAAATGGTAGTAGATTTAAAAGGTGGAACTATTGACGGTTATTCTGTAGGTGAACCTTGGAATTATCGGGCAGCAGTTGAAGGTTCAGGCTTTACCATTGCCACAGATTTAGAAGTTTGGTTAGGACATCCTGGTAAGGTTTTAGGAGTACGGGAAAACTGGGCAAATAAATATCCAAACACTCATATTGCCTTAACCAAATCATTATTAGAAGCTTGTCAATATTGTGCTGATCCCCAAAATGCCCAAGAAGTTAGACAAATTTTAGCAAGTCGGGATTATGTCAGCACCGACATTGATTTTATCCAAATTGAAGATCCTGATGGCATTAATACCTGTGATTTAGATCATCCCATGCGTGAGTATGCCCATCATCAATTTTATTCTGATTCTGCTATTAATCGTCCTAGCAGAACCGAACAAATCTGGATCATGACACAATTAGCAAGATGGGGAGAAACGCCATTTCCTCGCAACTGGGTAGAAATTGTGGAAAGAGTTTGTCGAGTTGGTGTATTTAGTACCGCAGCTAGAGAATTAGGTTTAGATATTAGCTACACTCGTCAACCAATTCAATTATTTGATGGTAAACCTTTCAACTCTGATGATCCTTTTGCCTATCTCACCAGTTTAGAAATTAAACGCGATTTTTCCGTCGCAGAAGTTGTTCTTGATGCACCGCGTAAAATTGCAGCTTAAACCAGATCCCCGACTTCTACTAAAGATTCATGATTTATTGACATCATCACATTAGAAGTCGGGGATCTTTCATCGTTTCCTCGTTCCCATACTCTGTATGGGAATGAAGTATAGAAGGCTCTGCCTTCATTTTACTAGAGGCAGAGCCTCTTGATAGCATTCCCAGTCGGAGACTGGGAACGAGTTATTAAAAAAATTCAAAACTAAAAATTTAAAATGCAAAACCGCAACTTGAGAACTACCAACACAGCTACTAGCACAATTAGCAGTCAACCGTTTTTACAAATCCAAGATGTTTGTAAAGTTTATCCCACTAAAAATGGACCATTTACAGTTCTCGATGGTGTTAACCTCAACGTTGAACAAGGGGAATTTCTTTGCGTTATCGGTCACTCTGGTTGCGGTAAATCAACTTTATTAAACATGGTTTCCGGTTTCAACTTTCCTACCACTGGACAAGTTTTATTAGAAGGACAACCTATTACAAAACCAGGTCCAGATAGAATGGTCGTATTTCAAAACTACGCCTTACTACCTTGGAGAACAGCATTTGAAAATATTTATTTAGCTGTAAATGCAGTTTATCCAACTAAGCCAGAAGCAGAAAAACGCGCTATTGTCAGAGATCATTTAGCAATGGTGGGTTTAGCTGATGCAATGGAAAAGAAACCTATGCAAATGTCTGGGGGGATGAGACAAAGGGTTTCTATTGCCCGGGCTTTGGCTATTCGTCCGAAAGTGTTGATTTTAGATGAACCTTTTGGGGCGTTAGATGCAATTACTAAGGAAGAATTACAAGAAGAATTGTTGAAGATTTGGGGTGATAATCGTTGTACAGTTTTGATGATTACCCATGATATTGATGAGGCTTTATTTTTGGCTGATAAGTTGGTAATGATGACCAATGGACCTCATGCAAAAATTGGGGAAGTGATGGAAATTCCTTTTTCTCGCCCTAGAGATAGAGCGAGAATTATGGAAGATCCTCAATATTATCAACTGCGAAATTATGCCTTAGATTTCTTGTTTAACCGTTTCGCTCATGATGATGTTGGTTAGGATATTTTGGGCGAACTAATGTTCGCCTATATTCCTAATTATTATAAATATTAACTTTAATTATGAAGATATTGAATGAATATTAATTAGTGATAAGTAGGTAAACAGAAAAATTTAAAGGTATATAACGGTATGTAAAGTTGTCTCAATGCGAGATTCTGATTGAGTTTCAGCCATTTTAAAAAATGCAATACCCCTCATTTTTATTTTGTTTACCTACTTAAATCAGTTTCATCATAATGAATATTAATGTTTCTCATAGCTAAGAGGATGTTTGAAAAGTATCAGAATTAATCGAGATCCCCCAACCCCCCTTACAAAGGGGGGGCTAAATTCCTCAAAGTCCCCCTTTTCAAGGGGGATTTAGGGGGATCTGCGGGTGTCAGATCCCACACGAAAAAGTTTTCAAACAACCTCTAATTCATTCTAGAATATTCTCCTTTTTTGATATATTATTCACCAAGTGTTATGATTATACTCGTGTTAGCTTGCAGTTTTCACAGATATCATCTAAAATAATATAAAATTTACCACATGAAAAATGTATCTACTGTAGTTATTATCAAAACATGAGATAGCAAAAAAATAAACTATGCAAACTCAACAACGTTACTACACTACTGAAGAATATTTAGCACAAGAAGAACTTGCAGAATTTCGCAGCGAGTACCGAAATGGAGAAATAGTAGCAATGACTGGGGGTTCTCTTAATCATAATCAAATTGCCGGCAATGTTTATGCCTTTTTGAAATTTGCACTGCGGGGTAAAAGTTGCAAACCATATATCGGTGATTTGCGATTATGGATTCCGCGTTATCATCAATATACTTATCCAGATATTTTAGTGATTGATGGTGAACCACTTTTTCAACCGCAACGTAAAGATACTATTCTTAATCCTTGTTTAATTGTTGAGGTTCTTTCTAAATCTACACAAAATCACGACCGCACTGATAAATTTCGTTATTATCGCTCAATTCCTGATTTTCAAGAATATGTGTTAATTAGCCAATATGAAATCAGCATAGAACATTATAAAAAAGCTGAAGATGATGCTTGGTTATTTCGTGCTTATGAATCTGATCAAGATAAAATCTTTTTAGGTTCTATAAATTTGGAAATTCCACTGTTAGATATTTATGAAGATGTGAATTTTAAGTTGCAGGAAGATTGATAAGTAGTGAAACAGAATTAATTACACAATGTCATTGCGTAAGCGTTGCGTGGCGTTAGCCATATGGAACGAAGTGAAATGAAGCAATTCCAAGGGTTGTGATTGCTTCCCTTCGCTCGCAATGACTGTAAATATTTTTGTCCAATTACTTAAAAATGATTTTCAAAGATTTGGATATAAAGGATTGATATTTTCATTAAGAGACTTCCAAATAAAAAAATGTCCCAAAACTGATGCAGAAATTCTCTCTCTGTGTACTCTGTGCCTCTGTGGTTCGTTTCTTAGGATAATTTATTTCTTGGAAGTCTCTAATCAAATATTTAATGGTCATTTCCTCATACTTTCGCTTGTCTTTCTATTCTAAGTTGACGGAGTTTTTCTGATAATGATGGGGGATTAAGGCGATCGCTCATCTTCATTAGTTGTGATGTATACATTGTGCCTACGGAGAGCGATAGCGAAGCGCTCCGTAGGAATCGCACTCTTTACTGAAAAATCACTACAAATACTCAGTTTTACAATGATTGAATTTCTTGTTGTAAATCTCGAACTTGTTCAACAGATAATTCAGTGACTTCAGCAATTTGCTCTAAATTCATACCAATTCGTAATAAATTTATAGCCAATTTTCTTGTTGTTTCAGCCTTACCTTTGGCTTCACCTTCAGCTTTGCCTCTGGCTTCACCTTTAGCTTCACCTTCTTCAAGGATGTCTTGATAAATTACTGATTCGCGCATAATCTCACTCCTGAAAATTTTCTTGATT
The DNA window shown above is from Anabaena sp. WA102 and carries:
- the ntrB gene encoding nitrate ABC transporter permease, translating into MTIAQKRATSPKLENKLLSSLQKQLPELIPPAIALLIFLTIWQLFSWTPGATLPGPIQVIQDTWILILYPFYDKGGTDKGLFWQIWASLQRVAISYTLAAIVGIALGVLIGVNRTMSKALDPLFQLLRTVPPLAWVPISLAALRQNEPAALFVIFITAIWPILINTAVGVTQIPQDYNNVAKVLQLSKKEYFFNILIPSALPYIFTGLRIAIGLAWLAIIAAEIVMSGIVGIGFFIWDAYQNNNVSEVILALVYIGVVGLILDKLMAALQNWILPSEQK
- a CDS encoding ABC transporter ATP-binding/substrate-binding protein (This model describes the ATP binding subunits of ATP-binding cassette (ABC) transporters for nitrate transport, or for bicarbonate transport, in bacteria and archaea.); amino-acid sequence: MSIFVGVEQIDKVFELTGGGQYIALKGIDLQIKKGEFVSLIGHSGCGKSTLLNMIAGLDLPTEGLVTLEGQRIKKPGPDRMVVFQNYSLLPWRTVRENIALAVDSVLHGMPAAERKAVIDRHIDMVGLRPHADKQPGMLSGGQKQRVAIARALAIRPKLLLLDEPFGALDALTRGNLQEQLMQICEENEVTAVMVTHDVDEAVLLSDRIVMLTNGPESKIGDILEVDIPRPRKRMEVVKHPSYYTLRSEMIYFLNQQKRIKKIRARKTPDIARHGLEKVNLEIGFLPLTACAPLAIAKEKGFFTKHGLDEVSLVRESNWRGVVDGITGGYLDAAQMPSGMPIWLSLGGNKNEPLPVVTSLTMTRNGNAITLAKRFYDEGVHSLSDFKNYLLKTREQTHRMGVVHPASMHNLLLRYWLAAGGIDPDSDVVMKNIPPAQMVVDLKGGTIDGYSVGEPWNYRAAVEGSGFTIATDLEVWLGHPGKVLGVRENWANKYPNTHIALTKSLLEACQYCADPQNAQEVRQILASRDYVSTDIDFIQIEDPDGINTCDLDHPMREYAHHQFYSDSAINRPSRTEQIWIMTQLARWGETPFPRNWVEIVERVCRVGVFSTAARELGLDISYTRQPIQLFDGKPFNSDDPFAYLTSLEIKRDFSVAEVVLDAPRKIAA
- a CDS encoding CmpA/NrtA family ABC transporter substrate-binding protein translates to MSDFLNQITRRKFIVTAGVSASAVLLKGCLGNPPETTGNSAKSGVQAVANTNPEQKPETTKVKLGYIPIVESAPLIIALEKGFFQKYGMSDVEISKQASWGSARDNVEIGSAGGGIDGGQWQMPMPHLITEGKITKGNKPIPMYVLAQLVTHGNAIAIANKHLGKGISLKLDAAKPLFAQLKSSTPFTAAFTFPHVNQDLWIRYWLAASGIDPDTDVKLLTVPAAQTVANMKTGTMDAFSTGDPWPFRLVNDKIGFMAALTAEIWKNHPEEYFAMRGDWVDQNPKATKALLKGVMEAQQWLDNFDNRKEAAEILAAKKYFGLSSPAVLADPYQGKYDMGDGRTIDDKSMAAYYWKDAKGSVSYPYQSHDLWFITENVRWGFLPKDYITNGAAKAKELIKKVNREDIWKEAAKELGIPAADIPTSTSRGVEEFFDGVKFDPEKPEEYLKSLKIKKVGV
- a CDS encoding nitrate ABC transporter ATP-binding protein (This model describes the ATP binding subunits of ATP-binding cassette (ABC) transporters for nitrate transport, or for bicarbonate transport, in bacteria and archaea.) gives rise to the protein MQNRNLRTTNTATSTISSQPFLQIQDVCKVYPTKNGPFTVLDGVNLNVEQGEFLCVIGHSGCGKSTLLNMVSGFNFPTTGQVLLEGQPITKPGPDRMVVFQNYALLPWRTAFENIYLAVNAVYPTKPEAEKRAIVRDHLAMVGLADAMEKKPMQMSGGMRQRVSIARALAIRPKVLILDEPFGALDAITKEELQEELLKIWGDNRCTVLMITHDIDEALFLADKLVMMTNGPHAKIGEVMEIPFSRPRDRARIMEDPQYYQLRNYALDFLFNRFAHDDVG
- a CDS encoding Uma2 family endonuclease; translation: MQTQQRYYTTEEYLAQEELAEFRSEYRNGEIVAMTGGSLNHNQIAGNVYAFLKFALRGKSCKPYIGDLRLWIPRYHQYTYPDILVIDGEPLFQPQRKDTILNPCLIVEVLSKSTQNHDRTDKFRYYRSIPDFQEYVLISQYEISIEHYKKAEDDAWLFRAYESDQDKIFLGSINLEIPLLDIYEDVNFKLQED